Proteins encoded in a region of the Flavobacterium sp. PMTSA4 genome:
- a CDS encoding PKD-like domain-containing protein: MNKIITSLFILFTCVASYSQFSKTHYIPPITSATNSGMAPGEQYLYISTPNTSPVTVTVTPIGGTPFTLTVTNGTPIQYPINTTTSGNTGRNSQLFTPNNTIGVLTNKGYFIEATDLIYANIRVTSNNGSQAGGLVAKGTSAMGKTFRIAGMLNQWNPLNNNHDSLLNFASVMATENDTHVTISLSNPSAIGTPMTNGVVYTGPITVTLQKHESYIFSFENTTTLFRSSYIHGGLIQSDKNVVVNSGSFGGNSYVPGVTGDNGSISNNNLTDGSSTGDFRGKDYGFDQIVPLEKNGQEYIFVRGLGSNALERVMVVAHTNGTQIFKNGSATATTTLNAGEYYVYNGSDFINGNLYVTSSEKVFCYQAVGGNTDLGNQNMFFVPPINCSTPTVVDNIPLIQKIGSQTFPASVNIVTVAGSIVKINNVTVTTTPVAVTGPASTATQFVRYTVTNRTGNIKVTSTNQVYVSYFGNDGNATYGGYYSGFDTKPEISYTHNSSSTADCIPNITLNLNPIALTDTYAWYYNGSTTPIPGETTNTLTPTQPGYYQATRQNAAGCAAISSDLIPVSDCPTDIDNDGVIDNLDIDDDNDGITNCTESYGNQQVNTSNSSTGAVTVGNYSNSFTGIITTSTNASATPFTGNANGSFVTSIPAGNTNWVTYKMNFTNPISLALEYVATANAADLMNSKSEYVVTCDVNKNITVLNPNNQLLIDTNYDGIFESGVTKFSSFDIRFRLNSAVSLPAGTGTFKFLTYLTNSFSITHKNLSSIDANNSTFQLVATCVPRDSDLDGIPDYLDLDSDNDGIPDNIEAQGSTFIAWTNVDANNDGLSDAYGTGINPVNTDGDSNASGPIYDYLDLDSDNDGIFDLVESGSGAVDANNDGIVDGAAASFGSNGLSNSLETAADSGIINYTVADADGDGIKNYIELDSDNDGCYDVIEAGFSDSNGDGLLGNSPLTVTANGVVTSGTNGYTTPNNSYVVAATISITAQPSFTTNCATNTATISITDNGGNSYQWQFSSDGINWTNVTNNSTYSGATTNTLVISGATPAMSGDMYQVILSNPNNVCGLTSSSVTLSFPTAPTASFSWAGSPFCPELSTPQPVTLTGTGAYTGGTFSSTAGLTIDPTTGAITPNTSTSGVYTVTYMVPASGGCAAFPVTGTVEIKVTPTVSITYAGTPFCDTLTTGQAVTLTGTGNYTGGTFSSTAGLTIDPTTGAITPSTSTPNTYTVTYTIAASGGCTAVVASTSITINPIATAAISYASTPFCSSLATAQAVTLTGTGGYTNGVYSSTTGLTINSSTGAITPNTSTPGTYTVSYTIAATGGCAAVVATTSITITQLPTATINYAGAPFCSSLTSAQAVTLNGTGAYTTGVYSSTAGLTINSSTGEITPNTSTPGTYTVSYTISAAGGCAPVVATTSVTINLLPTASISYTGTPYCSSLSSAQGVTLSGTGPYTNGTYSSTAGLSINSTTGAITPNTSTPGTYTVLYTIAASGGCAPVVATTSITITELPTAIISYAGTPFCSTNSTAQTVTLTGTAAYTGGTFSSTAGLTINSTTGDIIPSTSTPGSYVVTYTIVAAGGCSPVTATTTIVINNPPVATATPSTATICSLDTTNIALSSPAIGITFSWTSVQNNVTGASSGTGTTIADILTATGTTPGTVTYTITPVQSGCPGLPTTATITVNTLPTATITGATTVCYNGSTTITFNGTPNATVTYNVNGASTNQTVILDGTGLGSVLTGNLTATTTYQLVSIVSSGTPACSRGLVGSVVVTVIPVPLVNSVVSSNTICSGQPTGISLSSNVGTATFSWTASQTGVAGASAGTGSIISQNLTATGVVPGSVIYSVTANVGVCQGPVSQITINVNPTPTVVASTTMQSICSGDSSSITLNSNITGTTYSWNVVQTNVTSATNGTGNSIAQILNTTSNNVGEAVYSVTPLVGGCPGAPLNVTVRVNPIPVATTNASASTICSGQTISIPLTSTVAGTTYSWTVIQTDTFGASSGTGSNIAQTLTTVGNTQGSVLYTITPIFNGCSGTPVTVTVTVNPTPEVFGSSATTICSGDSPNISLTPSIAATTFAWTVNPTNVTGAQAGTGNVINDILSSTPNVGTVIYSVTPTLNGCSGTPLNITVTVNPLPLPQLNDGVICVNETTNVSYLNYVLDTHLSNAAYDFVWYFNGGIINGAVNNTYEADEAGTYSVVATNSTTGCVSTMEQAVVSASFPGLSIDTAQTLAFSSNASLVVTVTGGNATFLYSVDDGPMQTSNIFTNLSAGLHMVTVTDSNGCTYLTKQVNIIGYPHYFTPNGDGFNDTWNIIGLDATAKILIFDRYGKLIKQISAIGEGWDGTYNGHLLPASDYWFSVEYTEDLPVIGTRKLFRAHFSLKR, translated from the coding sequence ATGAATAAAATAATTACTTCTCTTTTCATTTTATTTACTTGTGTAGCAAGTTACTCACAGTTTAGTAAAACTCATTATATTCCACCTATAACTTCTGCTACAAATAGTGGAATGGCTCCTGGTGAACAATATTTATATATTTCAACACCAAACACATCACCTGTGACAGTCACGGTAACTCCTATTGGAGGAACACCTTTTACTTTAACGGTAACTAACGGAACACCTATTCAATATCCAATTAATACTACAACATCTGGAAATACTGGTAGAAATTCTCAATTATTTACTCCAAATAATACTATAGGAGTATTAACTAATAAAGGTTACTTTATTGAAGCAACAGATTTAATTTATGCAAATATTAGAGTAACATCAAATAATGGTTCTCAAGCAGGTGGACTCGTAGCAAAAGGAACAAGCGCTATGGGAAAAACATTTAGAATTGCTGGAATGCTTAATCAATGGAATCCTTTAAACAACAATCATGATTCGCTTTTGAATTTTGCTTCCGTAATGGCTACCGAAAATGATACTCATGTAACAATTAGTTTAAGTAACCCATCAGCAATTGGAACGCCAATGACAAATGGTGTAGTTTATACAGGTCCAATTACTGTAACACTACAAAAACACGAAAGCTATATTTTTTCATTTGAAAACACTACAACACTTTTTAGAAGTAGTTACATACATGGTGGATTAATTCAATCGGATAAAAATGTTGTTGTAAATTCAGGTTCTTTTGGTGGAAATAGTTATGTGCCTGGAGTTACAGGAGATAACGGATCAATTTCAAATAATAATCTTACTGATGGTTCTAGTACTGGAGATTTCAGAGGAAAAGATTATGGATTTGATCAAATTGTACCTTTAGAAAAAAATGGTCAAGAATATATTTTTGTTCGAGGACTTGGAAGTAATGCTTTAGAGCGTGTAATGGTAGTTGCGCATACTAATGGAACACAAATATTTAAAAACGGAAGTGCCACTGCAACCACTACATTAAACGCGGGAGAATATTATGTTTATAATGGTAGTGACTTCATTAATGGAAATTTATATGTTACTTCATCCGAAAAAGTTTTTTGTTATCAGGCAGTTGGAGGAAATACTGATTTAGGAAATCAAAATATGTTTTTTGTACCTCCTATCAATTGCTCAACACCGACTGTAGTAGATAACATTCCATTGATTCAAAAAATTGGTTCACAAACTTTTCCAGCTTCTGTAAATATAGTAACGGTAGCTGGTTCCATAGTAAAAATCAACAACGTTACTGTTACAACTACCCCAGTTGCTGTAACAGGTCCAGCCTCTACTGCAACACAATTTGTAAGATATACGGTAACCAATAGAACTGGTAACATCAAAGTTACTTCAACCAATCAGGTTTATGTTTCTTATTTTGGTAATGATGGTAATGCTACTTATGGAGGCTACTATTCTGGCTTTGATACTAAACCTGAAATTAGTTATACTCATAATTCATCATCTACTGCTGATTGTATACCTAATATTACTTTAAATTTAAATCCAATTGCTTTAACAGATACCTATGCTTGGTACTATAATGGAAGTACAACGCCAATTCCAGGTGAAACTACAAACACATTAACACCAACTCAACCTGGATATTATCAAGCAACAAGACAAAATGCTGCTGGTTGTGCAGCAATATCTTCAGATTTAATTCCTGTTAGCGATTGTCCTACTGATATTGATAATGATGGTGTAATTGATAATTTAGATATAGATGACGACAATGATGGGATTACTAATTGTACTGAATCTTACGGCAATCAACAAGTTAACACTTCAAATTCTAGTACTGGTGCAGTAACAGTTGGAAACTATTCAAATTCATTTACTGGAATTATTACAACCTCTACTAACGCTAGTGCCACTCCTTTTACAGGTAATGCAAATGGTAGTTTTGTCACCAGTATTCCTGCCGGAAACACCAATTGGGTAACCTACAAAATGAATTTTACCAATCCTATATCTCTTGCTTTAGAATATGTTGCTACAGCTAATGCAGCTGATTTAATGAATTCAAAATCTGAATATGTAGTAACATGCGATGTTAATAAAAATATCACTGTCTTAAACCCTAACAATCAACTCTTAATTGACACCAACTATGATGGCATTTTTGAAAGTGGTGTAACCAAATTTTCTTCGTTCGATATTAGATTCAGACTTAATAGTGCTGTTTCATTACCTGCAGGAACTGGAACTTTTAAATTCTTAACTTATTTAACCAATTCGTTTAGCATTACACATAAAAATTTATCCAGCATAGACGCTAATAATTCAACCTTTCAATTGGTTGCTACTTGTGTACCAAGAGACTCAGATTTAGATGGAATTCCTGATTATTTAGACTTGGATAGTGATAATGATGGTATTCCTGATAATATTGAAGCACAAGGTTCAACTTTTATCGCGTGGACTAATGTAGATGCTAATAATGATGGTTTATCTGATGCTTATGGAACTGGCATCAACCCGGTAAATACTGATGGTGATTCAAACGCTTCAGGCCCAATTTACGATTACTTAGATTTAGATAGTGATAATGATGGAATATTTGATTTAGTTGAATCAGGAAGTGGAGCTGTTGATGCAAATAATGATGGAATTGTTGATGGCGCTGCTGCAAGTTTTGGTTCAAATGGTCTTTCCAATTCATTAGAAACTGCAGCTGATTCAGGTATCATAAATTATACTGTAGCAGATGCTGATGGAGATGGAATTAAAAATTACATTGAGTTAGATAGTGATAATGATGGATGTTATGACGTAATTGAAGCTGGTTTTTCAGACTCAAACGGAGATGGTTTATTAGGAAATTCTCCTTTAACCGTTACTGCTAACGGAGTTGTAACAAGTGGAACAAATGGATATACTACTCCAAACAATAGCTATGTTGTAGCTGCTACAATATCTATCACAGCTCAACCTTCTTTTACTACAAATTGTGCTACTAATACTGCTACTATAAGTATTACCGACAATGGTGGAAATTCATATCAATGGCAATTTTCTTCAGATGGCATTAACTGGACAAACGTTACCAATAATTCAACGTATTCTGGTGCAACCACTAATACATTAGTTATATCAGGAGCAACTCCAGCAATGTCAGGAGATATGTATCAAGTAATTTTAAGTAATCCAAATAATGTATGTGGATTAACTTCATCTTCTGTTACATTATCTTTTCCAACAGCACCTACCGCTTCATTCAGTTGGGCTGGCTCACCATTCTGTCCTGAGTTGAGTACTCCACAACCAGTCACTTTAACTGGAACTGGAGCATATACAGGCGGAACTTTTAGCTCAACTGCAGGATTAACAATTGATCCTACTACTGGAGCAATTACTCCAAACACAAGTACATCTGGTGTTTACACTGTTACTTATATGGTACCAGCTAGTGGTGGTTGTGCTGCTTTTCCAGTTACTGGAACGGTTGAAATTAAAGTTACTCCAACTGTTTCTATTACTTATGCAGGAACACCTTTTTGTGATACTCTAACTACCGGTCAGGCAGTTACATTAACTGGAACTGGTAATTACACAGGTGGAACATTTAGCTCAACTGCAGGATTAACAATTGATCCTACTACAGGAGCAATTACTCCAAGTACGAGCACTCCAAATACTTATACTGTTACTTATACCATTGCTGCAAGTGGTGGATGTACTGCAGTAGTTGCTTCAACGTCAATAACTATCAATCCAATTGCTACGGCTGCAATATCCTATGCTAGTACACCATTTTGTTCTTCTCTAGCAACTGCTCAAGCTGTAACGTTAACTGGTACAGGTGGATATACAAATGGTGTTTATTCCTCTACTACTGGTCTAACTATAAACAGTTCAACTGGAGCAATAACACCTAATACTAGTACTCCAGGTACATATACTGTATCTTACACAATTGCTGCCACTGGAGGTTGTGCTGCTGTTGTAGCAACAACTTCAATAACAATTACTCAACTACCAACAGCAACTATAAATTATGCTGGAGCACCATTTTGTTCTTCTTTAACGTCTGCTCAAGCAGTAACTTTAAATGGTACTGGAGCATATACTACAGGGGTTTATTCATCTACTGCTGGACTTACTATTAATAGTTCAACTGGAGAAATCACACCTAATACAAGTACACCAGGAACTTATACTGTATCCTATACAATTAGTGCCGCTGGTGGTTGTGCACCAGTTGTAGCGACAACATCGGTAACCATTAATTTATTACCTACTGCTTCAATATCTTATACTGGAACGCCTTATTGTTCTTCACTATCATCAGCGCAAGGAGTTACTCTATCAGGTACTGGTCCTTATACTAATGGCACCTATTCATCTACTGCAGGTCTTAGTATAAACAGTACAACTGGAGCTATTACTCCTAATACAAGTACACCTGGCACGTATACCGTTTTATATACTATTGCTGCTTCTGGAGGTTGTGCTCCTGTGGTAGCAACTACATCAATAACTATAACCGAATTGCCAACAGCAATTATCAGTTATGCTGGAACACCATTCTGTTCAACAAACTCAACAGCTCAAACTGTAACTTTAACAGGTACAGCTGCTTATACTGGTGGTACCTTTAGTTCAACAGCTGGTTTAACTATTAATTCTACTACAGGAGATATTATTCCAAGTACTAGTACTCCTGGAAGCTATGTAGTAACTTATACAATAGTAGCTGCTGGTGGATGTTCACCGGTAACAGCAACTACTACTATTGTAATTAATAATCCTCCTGTTGCAACAGCTACTCCAAGCACTGCAACTATTTGTTCATTAGACACAACCAATATAGCTTTATCAAGTCCTGCTATTGGAATTACTTTCTCATGGACTTCTGTTCAAAATAATGTTACTGGTGCTTCATCAGGAACAGGAACAACTATTGCTGATATTTTAACCGCGACGGGTACTACTCCGGGAACTGTTACTTATACAATTACACCTGTACAAAGTGGTTGTCCTGGCTTGCCAACAACAGCTACAATAACGGTTAATACATTGCCAACAGCAACTATAACAGGAGCAACAACAGTTTGCTACAATGGTTCAACTACTATTACTTTCAATGGTACTCCTAATGCAACGGTTACCTATAACGTTAATGGTGCTAGTACTAATCAAACTGTGATTCTTGATGGTACTGGCTTAGGTTCTGTGCTTACAGGTAACTTAACTGCTACCACAACCTATCAATTGGTGAGTATTGTTTCCTCTGGAACTCCAGCTTGTAGTCGAGGATTAGTCGGTTCTGTAGTAGTTACAGTAATTCCTGTTCCATTAGTTAATTCAGTTGTATCTTCAAATACAATTTGTTCTGGACAACCAACAGGTATTTCGCTTTCTAGTAATGTTGGAACAGCTACTTTCAGTTGGACTGCTTCTCAAACTGGTGTTGCTGGAGCAAGTGCTGGAACTGGTTCAATCATCTCACAAAATTTAACTGCAACAGGTGTTGTACCAGGCTCTGTTATCTATTCTGTAACGGCGAATGTTGGAGTATGTCAAGGACCAGTGAGTCAAATTACTATTAATGTTAATCCAACGCCAACAGTTGTTGCTTCAACAACGATGCAATCAATTTGTTCAGGTGATTCTAGTTCGATAACACTAAACAGTAACATAACAGGTACAACTTATAGCTGGAACGTTGTTCAAACTAATGTTACCAGTGCAACAAACGGAACAGGTAATTCTATTGCTCAAATACTAAATACAACAAGCAACAATGTTGGGGAAGCAGTTTATTCTGTTACACCTTTAGTTGGTGGTTGTCCTGGTGCTCCATTAAATGTAACGGTAAGAGTAAATCCAATTCCAGTTGCTACAACAAATGCTTCAGCTTCTACAATCTGTTCAGGACAAACAATCAGTATTCCTTTGACTAGTACTGTTGCTGGAACTACGTATTCTTGGACAGTTATTCAAACGGATACTTTTGGTGCCTCATCGGGAACTGGGTCAAATATTGCTCAAACATTAACTACTGTTGGCAATACTCAAGGTTCTGTTCTTTATACCATTACCCCTATTTTTAATGGATGTTCAGGTACTCCAGTAACCGTAACAGTAACAGTTAATCCAACTCCAGAAGTATTTGGTTCATCAGCAACTACTATTTGTAGTGGAGATTCTCCAAATATTTCTCTTACACCAAGTATAGCAGCTACTACATTTGCATGGACCGTAAATCCGACAAATGTAACTGGAGCTCAAGCTGGTACTGGAAATGTAATCAATGATATATTATCTTCTACTCCAAATGTTGGAACTGTAATTTATAGTGTAACACCAACTCTTAATGGATGTTCTGGTACGCCTTTAAACATCACTGTAACCGTTAATCCATTACCGTTACCTCAACTTAATGATGGTGTTATTTGTGTAAATGAGACAACCAATGTTTCTTATCTAAATTATGTGCTTGACACTCATTTGAGTAATGCTGCTTATGATTTTGTATGGTATTTTAATGGTGGTATTATCAATGGTGCTGTGAATAATACTTACGAGGCTGATGAAGCTGGAACCTATTCTGTGGTGGCGACCAATTCAACTACTGGATGTGTATCAACAATGGAACAAGCGGTAGTATCGGCGTCTTTCCCAGGTCTTTCAATTGATACGGCTCAAACTTTAGCATTTAGTTCTAATGCAAGTCTTGTAGTTACTGTGACTGGTGGAAATGCAACTTTTTTATATTCGGTAGACGATGGACCAATGCAAACTTCAAATATCTTTACCAATTTATCTGCAGGATTACATATGGTTACAGTAACAGATAGTAATGGTTGTACTTATTTGACAAAACAAGTAAACATTATAGGTTATCCTCATTATTTTACACCTAATGGTGATGGATTTAATGATACTTGGAACATTATTGGATTAGATGCTACTGCAAAAATTCTCATCTTTGACAGATATGGAAAATTAATTAAACAAATCAGTGCAATTGGCGAAGGTTGGGATGGAACATATAATGGACATCTACTTCCTGCCAGTGATTATTGGTTCTCTGTTGAATATACCGAAGATTTACCTGTTATAGGAACTAGAAAGTTATTCAGAGCACACTTTTCTCTTAAAAGATAG
- a CDS encoding type I restriction enzyme HsdR N-terminal domain-containing protein: MQKLNFPAYSFRFKNSENKVSIFDPIRKKFILLTPEEWVRQHTIQFLIQEKKYPVSHINVEKLVKVNDINKRYDIVIFKPNGEILLLIECKAPEVAVTQTTFDQIARYNLILKAEYLMVTNGLNHYFCQMDFEQERYHFLQDLPNYISK; encoded by the coding sequence ATGCAAAAACTTAATTTTCCTGCTTATTCGTTTCGCTTCAAAAATAGTGAAAATAAAGTGTCTATTTTTGACCCAATCAGGAAAAAATTTATTCTTTTGACACCAGAAGAATGGGTTCGTCAGCATACGATTCAATTTTTGATTCAAGAAAAAAAATATCCTGTTTCCCATATCAACGTTGAAAAACTAGTTAAAGTAAACGATATCAATAAACGCTATGATATTGTTATTTTTAAACCCAATGGAGAAATCCTATTATTAATAGAATGTAAAGCACCTGAAGTTGCTGTTACCCAAACTACATTTGACCAAATTGCCCGATATAATCTTATTTTAAAGGCAGAATATTTAATGGTTACCAATGGTTTAAATCATTATTTTTGTCAAATGGATTTTGAGCAGGAACGCTATCATTTTCTTCAGGATTTACCCAATTATATCTCTAAATAA
- the holA gene encoding DNA polymerase III subunit delta — MDEIVKIINDIKAGNIKPIYFLMGEEPYYIDKLTEYLEDNLLTEDEKGFNQMVLYGRDTTIDEIVSNAKRYPMMAERQVVIVKEAQDLSRTIDKIEPYVENPQPTTVLVFAYKYGKVDKRKKWLKTVAKNHLLFESEKLKDYKVGDWIKRVLQGRGYSIEPKAAIMLQEFLGNDLSRIANELKKLEIILPKGSTITPDHIEQNIGISKDFNVFELRKAIGEKNHFKAYQIVTYFHQNPKDNPKPLVIAQLYGYFVNLLKFHGLKDRSQGSVASALGINPFFVEEYKIAAANYPMKKVSSVINKLQKIDGMSKGVGASNMEDIELYKDFLISVFGK; from the coding sequence ATGGATGAAATTGTAAAAATCATTAACGATATAAAAGCAGGAAATATTAAACCTATCTATTTTTTAATGGGTGAAGAACCGTATTATATTGATAAACTTACCGAATATTTAGAAGATAATCTTTTAACGGAAGATGAAAAAGGGTTTAATCAAATGGTTTTATATGGTAGAGATACAACCATTGATGAAATTGTGAGCAATGCAAAGCGTTATCCAATGATGGCAGAACGACAAGTTGTAATTGTAAAAGAAGCACAAGATTTATCAAGAACTATTGATAAAATTGAACCTTATGTCGAGAATCCACAGCCAACTACGGTTTTGGTTTTTGCTTACAAATATGGTAAAGTTGATAAAAGAAAGAAATGGTTAAAAACAGTGGCCAAAAATCATTTACTTTTTGAAAGCGAAAAACTAAAAGATTATAAAGTGGGCGATTGGATAAAAAGAGTTCTTCAAGGTAGAGGTTATTCTATTGAACCAAAAGCTGCTATTATGCTTCAAGAATTTTTAGGAAATGATTTAAGCCGAATTGCCAATGAGTTAAAAAAACTTGAAATAATTCTACCTAAAGGAAGCACAATTACGCCTGATCATATTGAACAAAATATTGGAATCAGTAAAGATTTTAACGTGTTTGAATTAAGAAAAGCAATTGGCGAAAAAAATCATTTTAAAGCCTATCAAATTGTTACTTATTTTCACCAAAACCCGAAAGATAATCCAAAGCCTTTGGTGATTGCTCAATTATACGGCTATTTTGTTAATCTGTTAAAATTTCATGGTCTTAAAGACAGGTCACAAGGTAGTGTTGCAAGCGCATTAGGGATTAATCCTTTTTTTGTGGAAGAATATAAAATTGCAGCAGCCAATTATCCAATGAAAAAAGTGAGTTCTGTAATTAATAAATTGCAAAAAATTGACGGAATGAGTAAAGGAGTTGGAGCATCGAATATGGAAGATATCGAATTGTATAAAGATTTTTTAATAAGTGTATTTGGTAAATAG
- a CDS encoding CAL67264 family membrane protein, giving the protein MAMNKNTVLGWATFIMIIMGLILIGLGIYRYADVAGWGFGAVGVGFLANAWVFSSLKGRV; this is encoded by the coding sequence ATGGCAATGAACAAAAATACAGTCCTTGGTTGGGCTACTTTTATAATGATAATTATGGGTTTGATTTTAATTGGTTTAGGAATCTACCGTTATGCCGATGTTGCAGGTTGGGGATTTGGAGCTGTTGGAGTTGGCTTTTTGGCAAATGCTTGGGTTTTTAGCTCATTAAAAGGAAGAGTTTAA